Sequence from the Phragmites australis chromosome 11, lpPhrAust1.1, whole genome shotgun sequence genome:
CAAAGTTGCAAGACTAAACAATAATAGTACAACCTGAAGGGCCATGATGTTCCATAGGACTGCGTTTAGTTTTATTGATGGCTCCGAATGCTAACCTAACTTCTAACAAAGGCACAAGAAACTCGGAAGTGATTCAGAGATATGAAAGATTATAACAACAGTGTTAACGGGTAAAAAGCACTAACTTGAATTGCATCATCATATCTGTAATCCCTCCCCGTGATTCTATTATCAATTATTGCTggcataaaaaggaaaaaaaatcagaaaagagGCAGCAacagaatttttcatgaaacTGATGAAAGGTGGTTCACTTTACCTgcgaaagaaaaaagaagggtaAAAATATTAGTTGTCTCCCATTTTGGTCTATCTATTGTGTGGATTCATACATGGAAAAAATTAGCACCAACAAAAGCATGATTAAGataatttgatttttaaatACAGTAACTATAAGGTTTCCCTTTTCGGATTCAGATTTAGAATGTTGTAGTACGGATGCAAAATCCATGTGCTATATTCTATCTAGACCAGTTACAAGGAACCTAAGTGAACAATGCCATCCACCATTCAGGTATTTGGACTTGCACCTTTTAAAAGAActttaaccaaaaaaaaaatagggagACATAATGATTCTCCCCTTACAGTGCAGATACTATGCTGGCAATTCACAACGAATTTCAACCAAACCTGACAACCATAGTTACAATGGTTACATTTTTCAGTTGATAGCAACCTCAAAATAATTAGGTCTTGAAGGTAATAAACATGAGTAGCAAGCTTGAATTGTTACTCAAGCATGACAATAGCAATATGTAGGAACGAATAAAATGTGTTACAATGATTTCCTTATCCAAATGTTACATTTCTGCCGATTCCAATATCATTTCTGTAAATGCTAAATTTATGAggactccaaaaaaaaaaggcaacttTGATAGCCCATTAGTAAGATATAAGTCACCAAATCCGATATTTCTGTACTATTTAAGCAACGGGCCTTATTTTAGATAATATAATGTCATACTGACGCTATATCAGTGCTATTTGAAACCTTGGTCAGAGCAAAGAAAAGCAATGTTACCACCCTGAGCACCCCAAAAGTGATACTTCTATCCATCAAAAGAGATGTAGCAAATTTCATAATTCCAGTTCTTTTTTTTACATTATGCACTTAGTCAATTTGCAAGCAATATGTATCCAGCAATATCACAGGTAAACTAGAAACCAAGAGATGTAGCAAATTATAAGTTGCGACACCAATTCAGAATTATGCTAGCTTTAAATATTTATGGGCATTCACCTCGGACCAGTCTGTTGGCCAGTCTCGCCCACTTTTCCATCTCCGGCCCCGGTTCCATCGTCGTTCCCACCTCCGGCCACCACTCCGGGACCTTCCCTTGTGGATCCCTCCTCCTGACCTCCCTTGATATTGCTGCCTCAGGGACACGGCTGGCCGGAGCTGCCGCCACAGGCGACGATGAGACAGCGACCACCACCTCCTTCCCACCCAGGCTGCGGTCCCTCCTCCGCACCACCGCCTCGCCGCCACCCACTCCACCCCACCACCCCCTTCCCCAGCCCCGCCGACCCCACGCCTGTAATGCCAGCCCCAGCAGCAAACGTGCCGCGACGGCGAACGCGAGCGACCAGAGGAGCGCGCCGGCGGCGAAGCGCagcgacgagcggcggaaggtGAGGACCACGCGGTCCCCGCCGACGACGCGGACGGCGGAGCGGAGGTCGTGGTAGGCCTCGTCGGCCTCGGCAGCGAGGCGATGGAGTCGCAGCTccacgcggcggcggaggcgccagAGCTCCGCCTCGAGGGCACCGAAACCGTCGTTAGGGACGCGGGCCGGGGTAGTGGTTGCCTTGCCGCGGGAGCGGCTGGGGCTAGGGTTCACACCGCGGAGGC
This genomic interval carries:
- the LOC133884350 gene encoding uncharacterized protein LOC133884350 isoform X2; protein product: MDSAAAAAAAGPPPMAAASTTATFSPSLPYLLHADFPRSHRAANITTVAFSARRLRGVNPSPSRSRGKATTTPARVPNDGFGALEAELWRLRRRVELRLHRLAAEADEAYHDLRSAVRVVGGDRVVLTFRRSSLRFAAGALLWSLAFAVAARLLLGLALQAWGRRGWGRGWWGGVGGGEAVVRRRDRSLGGKEVVVAVSSSPVAAAPASRVPEAAISREVRRRDPQGKVPEWWPEVGTTMEPGPEMEKWARLANRLVRAIIDNRITGRDYRYDDAIQLRQLCKVSGVKVSFDTENARDSFYRAAVNFVLDDCSRAGQDIGAAQINGENPRDFLAGLASNIGLDKFRAATLVCASVAARTRTCFLQCWALEIQGKRPEALDELVKICRIHYIFPPEDNSAEMEMVAAGLEKNLQVAERVHLLSLYRSVCTASNFKTAAEALGLSLPDQ